The proteins below come from a single Oryzomicrobium terrae genomic window:
- a CDS encoding sulfate/molybdate ABC transporter ATP-binding protein, producing the protein MSIDIRNISKRFGNFVALDNINLAIPTGELVALLGPSGCGKTTLLRIIAGMESADEGQVLFGGAEATHLHARERQVGFVFQHYALFRHMTVFENVAFGLRVKPRKERPAEAEIRKRVMELLSLVQLDWLADRYPSQLSGGQRQRIALARALAVEPKVLLLDEPFGALDTKVRKELRRWLRRLHDEMHISSVFVTHDQEEALEVADRVVVMNKGRIEQVGSPDQVYSNPATPFVYQFLGNVNVFHSRLQGNLWAEVARGEGGEGGGAGDSLAFVRPHDIDILREPVQDALGAEVRYVHPIGPVVRVELAHQSELVEVELTRERQDELQLAPGQSVWLKPRQVRVFPAATVAGEVMQDFSI; encoded by the coding sequence ATGAGCATCGATATCCGCAACATCAGCAAGCGCTTCGGCAATTTCGTCGCGCTCGACAACATCAACCTGGCCATTCCCACCGGCGAACTGGTGGCCTTGCTCGGCCCCTCCGGTTGCGGCAAGACCACCCTGCTGCGCATCATCGCCGGCATGGAAAGCGCCGACGAGGGCCAGGTGCTGTTCGGCGGTGCCGAGGCCACCCACCTGCACGCCCGGGAGCGCCAGGTCGGCTTCGTCTTCCAGCACTACGCCCTGTTCCGGCACATGACCGTGTTCGAGAACGTCGCCTTCGGCCTGCGCGTCAAGCCGCGCAAGGAGCGTCCCGCCGAGGCCGAGATCCGCAAGCGGGTGATGGAGTTGCTTTCCCTGGTCCAACTCGACTGGCTGGCCGACCGTTATCCCTCCCAGTTGTCCGGCGGTCAGCGCCAGCGCATCGCCCTGGCCCGGGCCCTGGCGGTGGAGCCCAAGGTGCTGCTGCTCGACGAGCCCTTCGGCGCCCTCGACACCAAGGTGCGCAAGGAGCTGCGCCGCTGGCTGCGCCGCCTGCACGACGAAATGCACATCTCCTCGGTGTTCGTCACCCACGACCAGGAAGAGGCCCTGGAAGTGGCCGACCGGGTGGTGGTGATGAACAAGGGGCGCATCGAGCAGGTGGGCAGCCCGGACCAGGTCTACTCCAACCCGGCCACTCCCTTCGTTTACCAGTTCCTCGGCAACGTGAACGTCTTTCACAGCCGCCTTCAGGGCAACCTGTGGGCCGAGGTGGCACGGGGCGAGGGCGGGGAGGGCGGCGGTGCCGGCGACAGCCTGGCCTTCGTCCGCCCCCACGACATCGACATCCTGCGCGAGCCGGTCCAGGACGCCTTGGGTGCCGAGGTGCGCTACGTGCATCCGATCGGTCCGGTGGTGCGCGTCGAGCTGGCGCACCAGTCCGAGCTGGTCGAGGTGGAGCTGACCCGGGAGCGCCAGGACGAACTGCAGCTGGCCCCGGGCCAGTCGGTCTGGCTCAAACCGCGCCAGGTGCGGGTTTTCCCCGCCGCCACGGTGGCCGGCGAAGTCATGCAGGATTTCTCCATCTGA
- a CDS encoding helix-turn-helix domain-containing protein produces MSQGSDISSCVFGALEKYFHDLDGEEPAAIYDMVLKSVERPMLEVVLKQAGGNQTVAAQMLGINRNTLRKKLVEHELI; encoded by the coding sequence ATGAGCCAAGGTAGCGACATCTCCTCGTGCGTCTTCGGCGCCCTGGAAAAATATTTTCACGATCTCGACGGCGAGGAGCCGGCGGCGATCTACGACATGGTGCTCAAGAGCGTCGAGCGTCCCATGCTCGAAGTGGTGCTCAAGCAGGCCGGCGGCAACCAGACCGTGGCGGCTCAGATGCTCGGCATCAACCGCAATACCCTGCGCAAGAAGCTCGTCGAGCACGAGTTGATCTGA
- the cysW gene encoding sulfate ABC transporter permease subunit CysW, translating into MTVRRANNEPRWMRVLLLVVALGFLALFLGFPLVTVFYEALKKGVDAYLAGLADPEARSAIWLTLGVAAAAIPLNIAFGVAAAWAIAKFDFRGKSLLITLIDLPFAVSPVVAGLLFVLIFGSQGWMGPWLAEHDIKIIFAIPGIVLATLFVTFPFVARELIPLMQAQGKDEEEAAVSLGASGWQMFWRVTVPNIKWGLLYGVILANARAMGEFGAVSVVSGHIRGETNTLPLHVEILYNEYQSVAAFAAASILALLALVTLVAKTVVEWRMRKETEMLTADLPPEKTE; encoded by the coding sequence ATGACCGTGCGTCGCGCCAACAACGAACCCCGCTGGATGCGGGTGCTGCTGCTCGTCGTCGCCCTGGGGTTTCTCGCCCTGTTCCTCGGCTTTCCCCTGGTCACCGTCTTCTACGAAGCGCTGAAGAAGGGCGTGGATGCTTACCTGGCCGGCCTGGCCGACCCCGAGGCCCGTTCCGCCATCTGGCTGACCCTGGGGGTGGCCGCGGCGGCGATTCCCCTCAACATCGCCTTCGGCGTGGCCGCCGCCTGGGCCATCGCCAAGTTCGACTTCCGCGGCAAGAGCCTCTTGATCACCCTGATCGACCTGCCCTTCGCCGTTTCACCGGTGGTGGCCGGCCTGCTCTTCGTGCTCATCTTCGGCTCCCAGGGCTGGATGGGGCCCTGGCTGGCGGAGCACGACATCAAGATCATCTTCGCCATTCCCGGCATCGTCCTCGCCACCCTGTTCGTCACCTTCCCCTTCGTCGCCCGGGAGCTGATCCCGCTGATGCAGGCCCAGGGCAAGGATGAGGAAGAGGCGGCGGTATCCCTGGGCGCATCGGGCTGGCAGATGTTCTGGCGGGTCACTGTGCCCAACATCAAGTGGGGCCTGCTCTACGGGGTGATCCTGGCCAACGCCAGGGCCATGGGCGAGTTCGGCGCGGTGTCGGTGGTCTCCGGCCATATCCGCGGCGAGACCAATACCCTGCCCCTGCATGTCGAGATCCTCTACAACGAGTACCAGTCCGTAGCGGCCTTTGCCGCCGCGTCGATCCTGGCCCTGCTGGCCCTGGTCACCCTGGTGGCCAAGACCGTGGTGGAGTGGCGCATGCGTAAAGAAACCGAAATGCTGACGGCCGACCTGCCGCCGGAGAAAACCGAATGA
- the purH gene encoding bifunctional phosphoribosylaminoimidazolecarboxamide formyltransferase/IMP cyclohydrolase, with the protein MKIRQALISLSDKRGALEFARGLAAQGVKLLSTGGTAKLLKEAGLDVTEIGDYTGFPEMLDGRVKTLHPKVHGGILARRDLPEHLATIAAHDIPTIDLVCVNLYPFRETVAKAGVTLADAIENIDIGGPAMVRSAAKNYAGVAIVTDPDDYAPLLAEMQANGGALSLTTRFGLAKKAFTHTARYDSAIANWLTGQDDAVAETPEAAAPVPAAFPQKLQLAFDRVETLRYGENPHQQAAFYRDTVATAGAIANYHQLQGKELSYNNIADADAAWECVKTFDTPACVIIKHANPCGVAIGATALEAYDKAFKTDTTSAFGGIIAFNRELDGSAATAVAKQFVEVVIAPSFSSEARQIFAAKQNVRLLEVPLERAYHAFELKRVGGGLLVQSPDMFNVQPSDLKVVTKKAPTDAQLEDLLFAYRVAKFVKSNAIVFCGGGMTLGVGAGQMSRVDSTRIAAIKAQNAGLSLAGSAVASDAFFPFRDGVDVLAEAGAVAVIQPGGSMRDAEVIAAADEHGLAMVFTGARHFRH; encoded by the coding sequence ATGAAGATTCGCCAAGCCCTGATCAGCCTCTCCGACAAGCGCGGAGCCTTGGAATTCGCCCGCGGCCTCGCCGCCCAGGGCGTCAAGCTCCTGTCCACCGGCGGTACCGCCAAACTGCTCAAGGAGGCCGGGCTGGACGTGACCGAGATCGGCGACTACACCGGCTTTCCGGAAATGCTCGACGGCCGGGTGAAGACCCTGCATCCCAAGGTGCACGGCGGCATCCTGGCCCGCCGCGACCTGCCCGAGCATCTGGCCACCATCGCCGCCCACGACATCCCTACCATCGACCTGGTGTGCGTGAACCTCTACCCGTTCCGCGAGACCGTGGCCAAGGCCGGCGTGACCCTGGCCGACGCCATCGAGAACATCGACATCGGCGGTCCGGCCATGGTCCGTTCCGCCGCCAAGAACTACGCTGGTGTGGCCATCGTCACCGACCCGGACGACTACGCCCCGCTGCTCGCCGAAATGCAGGCCAACGGCGGCGCCCTGTCCCTGACCACCCGCTTCGGCCTGGCCAAGAAGGCCTTCACCCATACCGCTCGCTACGACTCGGCCATCGCCAACTGGCTGACCGGCCAAGACGATGCCGTGGCCGAGACCCCGGAAGCCGCCGCGCCGGTCCCCGCCGCCTTCCCGCAGAAGCTGCAACTGGCCTTCGATCGGGTCGAGACCCTGCGTTACGGCGAGAATCCGCACCAGCAGGCCGCCTTCTACCGTGACACGGTGGCCACCGCCGGCGCCATCGCCAACTACCACCAGTTGCAGGGCAAGGAACTGTCCTACAACAATATCGCCGATGCCGATGCCGCCTGGGAGTGCGTCAAGACCTTCGACACCCCGGCCTGCGTCATCATCAAGCACGCCAACCCCTGTGGCGTGGCCATCGGCGCTACCGCCCTGGAAGCCTACGACAAGGCCTTCAAGACCGACACCACCTCGGCCTTCGGCGGCATCATCGCCTTCAACCGGGAGCTGGACGGTTCCGCCGCCACCGCCGTGGCCAAGCAGTTCGTCGAAGTGGTGATCGCTCCTTCCTTCTCCTCCGAAGCCCGCCAGATCTTCGCCGCCAAGCAGAACGTGCGCCTGCTCGAAGTGCCCCTGGAGCGCGCCTACCACGCCTTCGAACTGAAGCGCGTCGGCGGCGGCCTGCTGGTGCAGAGCCCGGACATGTTCAACGTCCAGCCCTCCGACCTGAAGGTGGTGACCAAGAAGGCCCCCACCGATGCCCAGCTCGAAGACCTGCTGTTTGCCTACCGCGTCGCCAAGTTCGTCAAGTCCAACGCCATCGTCTTCTGCGGCGGCGGCATGACCCTGGGCGTGGGCGCTGGCCAGATGAGCCGTGTCGATTCGACCCGCATCGCCGCCATCAAGGCCCAGAACGCCGGTCTGTCCCTGGCCGGCTCCGCCGTGGCCTCCGACGCCTTCTTCCCGTTCCGCGACGGGGTGGACGTGCTGGCCGAAGCCGGCGCCGTGGCGGTGATCCAGCCGGGCGGCTCGATGCGCGACGCCGAGGTGATCGCCGCCGCCGACGAGCACGGCCTGGCCATGGTGTTCACCGGCGCCCGCCACTTCCGCCACTAA
- the pagP gene encoding lipid IV(A) palmitoyltransferase PagP, which translates to MPRRFACSLGAALALWGALLASPGAVLADDAGATDVAPATRADAAEGSWLERARQKLATIWNDGRNELYVPLETYHLRSAYTREKIDSFNETPLGLGLGRGIYDADGDWHGLYAMGFQDSHYKPEYMVGYGYKTYWRLAGELKFGLGYSAFLTARADIGRYTPIPGILPLASLEYRDVSFDTAYVPGGRGNGNILFFWGKVRF; encoded by the coding sequence ATGCCGCGCCGCTTCGCCTGCTCCCTGGGCGCTGCCCTGGCCCTGTGGGGCGCCCTCCTGGCGTCCCCGGGGGCGGTCCTGGCCGACGATGCCGGTGCTACCGACGTCGCGCCCGCGACCCGGGCGGATGCGGCCGAGGGCTCCTGGCTCGAACGGGCGCGGCAGAAGCTGGCGACCATCTGGAACGATGGGCGCAACGAACTGTATGTGCCCCTGGAAACCTATCACCTGCGTTCGGCCTACACCCGCGAGAAGATCGACAGCTTCAACGAGACGCCCCTGGGCCTCGGTCTGGGGCGCGGCATCTACGATGCCGACGGCGACTGGCACGGCCTTTACGCCATGGGCTTCCAGGACTCCCACTACAAGCCCGAGTACATGGTCGGCTACGGCTACAAGACCTACTGGCGCCTGGCTGGCGAGCTGAAGTTCGGCCTGGGCTACTCCGCCTTCCTCACCGCGCGTGCGGATATCGGCCGCTACACCCCTATTCCCGGCATCCTGCCCCTCGCCTCCCTGGAATACCGCGACGTTTCTTTTGATACGGCTTATGTGCCGGGGGGGCGGGGCAATGGCAACATTCTCTTTTTCTGGGGCAAGGTCCGCTTCTGA
- the dusB gene encoding tRNA dihydrouridine synthase DusB, translating into MEFVGYSLRNNLFVAPMAGVTDRPFRQLCKKLGAGLAVSEMVTSNSLLYGSKKTERRANHQGEVAPISVQIAGADPAMMAEAAKYNVDRGAQIIDINMGCPAKKVCNVMAGSALMQDEPLVARILEAVVGAVPGTPVTLKFRTGWNRQNKNAPTIARIAEESGIRAVSIHGRTRADQYTGEAEYETIALVKRLVSIPVIANGDITTPEKAKHVLDVTGADGVMIGRAAQGRPWIFREIEHYLKTGAKLPPPKVSEIREVLTEHLEDLYDFYGLETGVRVARKHISWYTKGLPGSAAFRFTMNQLPSVGEQRAAIATFFDRLAAEHDRLLYEEDNPGAAQGAAGDNNDKNEELAA; encoded by the coding sequence ATGGAATTCGTCGGCTACTCCCTCCGCAACAACTTGTTCGTGGCGCCCATGGCGGGCGTGACCGACCGGCCGTTTCGCCAGCTATGCAAGAAGCTCGGCGCCGGGCTGGCGGTATCGGAGATGGTCACCTCCAACTCGCTGCTCTACGGCAGCAAGAAGACCGAGCGGCGCGCCAACCACCAGGGCGAAGTGGCGCCGATCTCGGTGCAGATCGCCGGGGCCGACCCGGCGATGATGGCCGAGGCGGCCAAGTACAACGTGGACCGCGGCGCCCAGATCATCGACATCAACATGGGCTGCCCGGCCAAGAAGGTCTGCAACGTCATGGCCGGCTCGGCCCTGATGCAGGACGAGCCGCTGGTGGCGCGCATTCTGGAAGCGGTGGTGGGGGCCGTGCCGGGCACCCCGGTGACCCTCAAGTTCCGCACCGGCTGGAACCGTCAGAACAAGAACGCACCGACCATCGCCCGCATCGCCGAAGAGTCCGGCATTCGTGCCGTGTCCATCCACGGCCGTACCCGGGCCGACCAGTACACCGGCGAGGCCGAGTACGAAACCATCGCCCTGGTGAAGCGCCTGGTCTCGATTCCGGTGATCGCCAACGGCGATATCACCACGCCGGAAAAAGCCAAGCACGTGCTGGACGTCACCGGCGCCGACGGCGTCATGATCGGCCGGGCCGCCCAGGGGCGCCCCTGGATCTTCCGCGAGATCGAGCACTACCTGAAAACCGGCGCGAAGCTGCCGCCGCCCAAAGTGAGTGAAATCCGCGAGGTGCTCACCGAGCATCTGGAAGACCTCTACGACTTCTATGGCCTGGAGACCGGTGTACGCGTCGCGCGTAAGCACATCTCCTGGTACACCAAGGGGCTACCCGGGTCGGCGGCGTTCCGCTTCACCATGAACCAGTTGCCTTCGGTGGGTGAGCAGCGTGCCGCTATTGCCACGTTTTTCGACCGTCTGGCGGCCGAGCACGACCGTCTGCTCTACGAAGAGGACAATCCCGGGGCCGCTCAGGGGGCGGCAGGTGACAACAACGACAAGAATGAGGAATTGGCAGCATGA